In the Phycisphaerae bacterium genome, one interval contains:
- the folK gene encoding 2-amino-4-hydroxy-6-hydroxymethyldihydropteridine diphosphokinase: MVDHDSTAFIALGSNLGNRLAALRGAVKAIDDLHATAIDGPGAIAGLYETFPVDVPDDQPVFLNSAVRVATRLEPRALLEHLLDIEQAWGRQRRQPNAPRPLDLDLLLFDDRVIDEVDLRVPHPRLHLRRFVLEPLTDIASEVVHPVLGQTITELLTDCRSQQQPQSVTRIAEADWFYGARSFPRPEFIQAC, encoded by the coding sequence ATGGTAGATCACGACTCGACGGCGTTCATCGCGCTTGGTTCCAACCTCGGCAACCGTTTGGCCGCATTACGCGGCGCGGTCAAAGCAATCGATGATCTACACGCCACGGCGATCGACGGTCCCGGCGCTATCGCCGGCTTGTACGAGACGTTTCCCGTCGACGTGCCCGACGATCAACCGGTGTTTCTCAATTCGGCCGTCCGCGTTGCAACGCGATTGGAGCCTCGCGCGTTGCTCGAGCATCTCCTAGACATCGAGCAGGCCTGGGGACGACAGCGACGGCAACCCAACGCGCCGCGACCGCTCGACCTCGATCTGCTCCTCTTCGACGATCGCGTAATCGACGAAGTGGATCTGCGCGTTCCTCACCCACGACTCCACCTTCGCAGATTCGTGCTGGAGCCGCTCACGGATATCGCCTCGGAGGTTGTTCATCCGGTTCTGGGTCAGACCATTACGGAACTCCTGACCGACTGCCGATCCCAGCAGCAGCCCCAGTCGGTAACGCGCATTGCGGAGGCGGACTGGTTTTACGGCGCCCGCTCTTTTCCTCGGCCTGAATTCATACAGGCCTGTTGA
- the tsf gene encoding translation elongation factor Ts yields MADITPQMVKELRAKTDLPMMECKQALTEAKGDMEAAVEWLRNKHKGKLAERADRATGEGRIGVYIAPDRRSGGIIELQCETAPVGKNEQFIQLANFIAKRVAEGTQKTPDPASIRGDSEVDARFTDVFGRLRETMNLRQCRRVEGACLASYVHHDGKSGVLLALDAEPKSDKNVAADLCMHSLFTNPLAVDRTGVPASEVDAVRADALRMAKAEGKPEQIAGKIAEGKVAAFFGERVLMEQLHVKTDDYGKAKVGDILKQAGVNAVTDLVVMRVGG; encoded by the coding sequence ATGGCTGACATCACGCCGCAAATGGTCAAGGAGCTTCGGGCCAAGACCGACCTCCCCATGATGGAATGCAAGCAAGCCCTGACCGAGGCCAAGGGCGACATGGAAGCTGCGGTCGAATGGCTGCGCAACAAGCACAAGGGCAAACTGGCGGAGCGCGCCGATCGTGCCACCGGCGAAGGGCGCATCGGCGTCTATATCGCTCCGGATCGTCGAAGCGGCGGCATCATCGAGCTGCAATGCGAGACGGCCCCGGTCGGCAAAAACGAGCAATTCATCCAGTTGGCCAACTTTATCGCCAAGCGCGTGGCGGAAGGAACGCAGAAAACTCCTGATCCGGCATCGATCCGCGGCGATTCCGAAGTGGATGCCCGCTTCACGGACGTGTTCGGCCGGCTGCGCGAGACCATGAATCTCAGGCAGTGCCGGCGCGTGGAGGGAGCTTGCTTGGCCTCCTACGTGCACCATGACGGCAAGAGCGGTGTTCTGCTCGCCTTGGACGCCGAGCCCAAGTCGGACAAGAATGTGGCTGCCGACCTGTGCATGCACTCGTTGTTTACGAATCCGCTGGCGGTCGACCGAACCGGTGTACCGGCGTCCGAGGTGGACGCCGTTCGGGCGGATGCCCTGCGTATGGCCAAGGCGGAAGGCAAGCCGGAGCAGATCGCCGGTAAGATCGCCGAAGGCAAGGTGGCGGCGTTCTTCGGCGAGCGTGTACTCATGGAGCAGCTCCATGTGAAGACGGACGACTACGGCAAGGCCAAGGTCGGCGACATTCTCAAACAGGCCGGCGTCAATGCCGTGACCGACCTCGTCGTCATGCGGGTCGGCGGGTAG
- a CDS encoding sigma-70 family RNA polymerase sigma factor, with product MVANTTNAPEAFFERKDARKRYIPDRRLRRPSASASAARIARQVEDVQADIPDLEEHDAFVALQTCAYRASPNSRRRAGNRPRERRIWAQRWKTIRDYLVHRNLGLVYSMIGRFETQDVDRDELRSEALFSLVRAVEGFNPWLGFRFSTYACNAVMRAMIHSVRKARRARSTAPVGHEDWLERPAKEESRSALHAERVNKALRENVGELTPREALVLSWRFPMDGGVGRTLGECGDAMGLSKERVRQIQKSALDKIRAVLESDPVLQ from the coding sequence ATGGTAGCAAACACGACAAACGCACCGGAGGCGTTTTTTGAGCGGAAGGACGCGCGCAAGAGGTACATTCCCGATCGGCGTCTACGCAGGCCGTCGGCGTCCGCTTCCGCGGCGCGAATTGCCCGCCAAGTCGAGGACGTACAGGCGGACATTCCGGACCTGGAAGAGCACGACGCCTTTGTGGCGCTCCAAACTTGCGCCTATCGGGCTTCGCCCAACAGTCGACGCCGAGCGGGTAACCGTCCGCGTGAACGTCGCATTTGGGCCCAGCGTTGGAAGACCATTCGGGATTACCTGGTCCACCGCAATCTGGGCCTGGTGTATTCCATGATCGGCCGCTTCGAGACGCAGGATGTCGATCGCGACGAGTTGCGCAGCGAAGCGCTCTTCTCTCTCGTTCGTGCGGTGGAAGGTTTCAATCCTTGGCTGGGTTTCCGTTTCAGCACATATGCGTGCAATGCGGTGATGCGAGCGATGATTCACTCGGTTCGCAAGGCTCGTCGCGCGCGAAGCACCGCACCGGTCGGACACGAGGATTGGCTGGAGCGTCCGGCGAAGGAAGAGAGCCGATCGGCCCTGCACGCCGAGCGGGTCAACAAGGCGCTCCGCGAGAACGTGGGCGAATTGACCCCGCGCGAGGCACTGGTTCTCTCCTGGCGGTTCCCCATGGACGGGGGCGTAGGGCGTACCCTCGGCGAGTGCGGCGATGCCATGGGCCTGAGCAAGGAGCGCGTCCGCCAGATCCAGAAGAGTGCTCTGGACAAGATCCGCGCTGTGCTCGAATCCGATCCGGTATTGCAATGA
- a CDS encoding Rrf2 family transcriptional regulator: MLSLTRKTDYALVALAHMARNGAGKVCARDLSDRVHIPVRVLTNVLNRLTRYGYLSSVRGVAGGYCLARLPEEISVREIVEAMEGPVRLARCCESEETGGGSRCQREPGCEISSPVKKLHMGIREFFDRVTVHDLAWDTISLVAQTRESSRAPTHDGRMVEGAGVRRTCCGNGERNGVVSNVHTDVLSQEKIAATGDHSE; this comes from the coding sequence TTGCTTTCATTGACGCGAAAGACCGACTACGCCCTCGTGGCGTTGGCCCACATGGCCCGCAACGGTGCGGGCAAAGTGTGTGCACGCGATCTTTCGGACCGTGTGCATATACCGGTTCGCGTCTTGACCAACGTGCTGAATCGCCTGACACGTTATGGCTACCTGAGCTCGGTTCGTGGCGTGGCTGGAGGCTATTGCCTGGCCCGGCTGCCGGAAGAAATTTCCGTCCGCGAGATCGTCGAGGCGATGGAGGGGCCTGTCCGGTTGGCCCGCTGTTGCGAGAGCGAGGAAACTGGTGGGGGCAGTCGCTGCCAGCGTGAACCCGGCTGCGAAATCAGCTCGCCCGTTAAGAAGCTGCACATGGGCATTCGGGAGTTCTTCGATCGCGTTACGGTGCATGATCTGGCGTGGGATACCATCAGCCTGGTTGCGCAAACGCGGGAGTCGAGCCGTGCTCCGACACATGACGGCCGAATGGTGGAGGGAGCCGGCGTTCGGCGTACATGTTGCGGGAACGGAGAACGGAACGGAGTCGTTTCAAACGTACATACCGACGTGTTGTCGCAGGAGAAGATTGCGGCAACCGGAGATCATTCGGAATGA
- a CDS encoding UMP kinase, translated as MNSPKFNRVILKISGEGLCSAGRTGIDGDQLRRLADEIKLVVDLGVQVSVSVGGGNIVRGSTIARTAPIEESTGHYMGMLATVINALAVQDTLESLGVPTRVMSALSMESVCEKFIRRRAVRHLEKGRVVILAAGTGNPFVTTDSGAALRAAEIGADALLKATKVDGVYTADPVRDPSATRIERMTYDQLLEMRLEIMDVSAVDLCRRNHVPIVVLDLWIPGNMRDVVCGNGIGTYIGDDA; from the coding sequence ATGAACAGTCCGAAGTTCAATCGCGTTATTCTCAAGATCAGCGGTGAGGGCCTCTGCTCGGCCGGGAGGACCGGCATTGACGGGGACCAATTGCGCCGGCTTGCGGACGAGATCAAGCTGGTCGTCGACCTCGGGGTGCAGGTCTCGGTCTCCGTGGGCGGCGGGAACATCGTTCGCGGCAGCACCATCGCCCGCACGGCACCGATCGAGGAATCGACCGGTCATTACATGGGCATGCTGGCCACGGTGATCAACGCCCTCGCCGTGCAGGATACGCTCGAATCGCTGGGTGTTCCGACGCGGGTCATGAGCGCCCTGTCCATGGAGAGCGTTTGCGAGAAGTTCATCCGCCGCCGCGCGGTACGCCACTTGGAGAAAGGGCGCGTCGTCATCCTCGCCGCCGGAACCGGTAATCCCTTCGTCACGACGGACAGCGGGGCGGCCCTTCGGGCTGCAGAAATCGGTGCCGACGCACTGCTCAAGGCCACCAAAGTGGACGGCGTTTACACCGCCGACCCGGTCCGTGATCCCAGTGCCACGCGCATCGAGCGGATGACGTACGATCAACTGCTCGAGATGCGCCTGGAGATCATGGACGTCAGCGCCGTCGATCTCTGTCGGCGTAATCACGTTCCCATCGTCGTGCTCGATTTGTGGATCCCCGGAAATATGCGCGACGTGGTTTGCGGAAACGGGATTGGTACCTATATCGGTGATGACGCCTGA
- the sufC gene encoding Fe-S cluster assembly ATPase SufC, which produces MLEIRNLHATVEGREILKGIDLTVRAGEVHSIMGPNGSGKSTLAQVLAGRDTYEVTQGEILYNGKNLLELEPDERACEGVFMAFQYPVEIPGVNTSYFLKAALNAQRKYHGQPELDAVEFLQLVKEKAKVVGLNEQLLGRSLNEGFSGGEKKRNEIFQLSVLEPGMAILDETDSGLDIDALKVVADGVNRLRDSKRSFIIVTHYQRLLNYIVPDYVHVLRGGRIIRSGGKELALELEEKGYGWVEELEPSGAGA; this is translated from the coding sequence ATGCTGGAAATCCGCAATCTGCATGCCACGGTCGAGGGGCGCGAGATTCTCAAGGGGATTGATCTGACGGTCAGGGCCGGCGAGGTCCATTCCATCATGGGTCCGAACGGATCCGGAAAGAGTACGCTTGCCCAGGTTCTTGCCGGGCGGGACACGTACGAGGTCACCCAAGGTGAGATACTGTACAACGGCAAGAACCTGTTGGAGTTGGAACCGGACGAGCGGGCGTGCGAGGGCGTCTTTATGGCGTTCCAGTATCCTGTCGAAATCCCCGGCGTGAACACGAGCTATTTTCTCAAGGCCGCGCTTAATGCGCAGCGCAAGTATCACGGCCAACCCGAACTCGACGCCGTGGAATTTCTCCAGCTCGTAAAGGAGAAAGCCAAGGTCGTTGGGCTCAACGAGCAGTTGCTGGGGCGGTCCCTGAACGAGGGCTTTTCCGGTGGCGAGAAGAAACGGAACGAGATCTTCCAGCTTTCCGTGCTGGAACCCGGCATGGCCATCCTGGACGAAACAGATTCGGGACTGGATATCGACGCGCTGAAAGTCGTGGCGGACGGCGTGAATCGCCTCCGTGACTCAAAGCGATCGTTTATTATCGTCACGCACTACCAGCGATTGCTGAACTACATTGTCCCCGATTACGTCCATGTGCTCCGTGGCGGGCGCATTATCCGCTCGGGCGGAAAGGAACTGGCGCTCGAACTGGAGGAGAAGGGATATGGTTGGGTCGAGGAACTGGAGCCTTCAGGGGCGGGCGCCTAG
- the sufB gene encoding Fe-S cluster assembly protein SufB has protein sequence MTDTQKTLDRWARQEYKYGFITDIEADSAPPGLNEDIIRFISQKKGEPDFMTEWRLRSYRHWLTMKEPTWANINYPPIDYQSIVYYSAPKQKKDGPKSLDEVDPKLLETYQKLGIPLQEQAVLAGVAVDAVFDSVSVATTFQGKLKELGIVFCSFSEAVREHPELVKKYLGSVVPHTDNFFATLNSAVFTDGSFVYIPKGVRCPMELSTYFRINAASTGQFERTLIIADEGSYVSYLEGCTAPMRDENQLHAAVVELVALENATIKYSTIQNWYPGDEEGRGGIYNFVTKRGKCAGRNSRISWTQVETGSAITWKYPSCILLGDNSVGEFYSVAMTNHRQQADTGTKMIHVGKNTRSTIVSKGISAGRGQNTYRGGVRINQGAERARNYTQCDSLLIGDQCGAHTFPYIEVKNSTAQMEHEATTSKIGEDQLFYCNQRGISTEDAVSMIVNGFCKEVFRELPMEFAVEAQKLLEVSLEGSVG, from the coding sequence ATGACCGACACACAGAAAACCCTGGATCGTTGGGCCCGGCAGGAATACAAGTACGGGTTCATAACGGATATCGAGGCCGACAGCGCTCCGCCGGGATTGAATGAGGACATCATCCGATTCATTTCCCAGAAAAAGGGCGAGCCGGACTTCATGACGGAATGGCGTCTGCGATCCTATCGCCATTGGCTTACCATGAAAGAGCCCACATGGGCGAACATCAACTATCCGCCGATCGATTATCAGAGTATCGTTTACTACTCGGCCCCGAAACAGAAGAAGGACGGACCGAAGTCGCTAGATGAGGTTGATCCCAAGCTCTTGGAGACTTACCAGAAGCTGGGTATTCCCTTGCAGGAGCAGGCCGTTCTGGCGGGCGTGGCCGTCGACGCCGTTTTCGACAGTGTTTCCGTTGCGACGACGTTTCAGGGCAAACTGAAAGAACTAGGTATTGTCTTCTGCTCATTCTCCGAAGCCGTCCGCGAGCACCCGGAACTGGTGAAGAAATACCTCGGCTCCGTTGTTCCCCACACGGACAACTTCTTCGCCACGTTGAATTCGGCGGTCTTCACTGACGGCTCATTCGTGTACATTCCCAAGGGCGTCCGCTGCCCGATGGAGCTTTCCACTTATTTCCGCATCAACGCCGCGTCGACGGGACAATTCGAGCGGACCTTGATCATCGCGGACGAAGGCAGCTACGTAAGTTACCTGGAGGGCTGCACGGCCCCGATGCGGGATGAGAACCAGCTGCACGCGGCTGTCGTGGAATTGGTCGCTCTGGAGAACGCGACGATCAAGTATTCGACAATCCAGAATTGGTACCCCGGGGATGAAGAAGGGCGCGGCGGCATCTACAATTTCGTCACGAAACGCGGCAAGTGTGCTGGCCGGAATTCAAGGATCTCCTGGACACAAGTAGAGACGGGCTCCGCCATCACCTGGAAGTATCCGAGTTGTATCCTGCTGGGTGACAACTCCGTCGGCGAGTTCTACTCCGTCGCGATGACCAATCATCGTCAACAGGCGGATACGGGTACCAAGATGATCCACGTGGGGAAAAACACCCGGAGCACGATCGTCTCCAAGGGCATTTCCGCCGGGCGGGGTCAGAACACCTATCGCGGCGGGGTTCGGATCAATCAGGGCGCGGAGCGGGCCCGGAACTATACGCAGTGTGACTCCCTGCTCATTGGCGACCAATGCGGAGCCCATACCTTTCCCTACATTGAAGTCAAGAACAGCACCGCCCAGATGGAACACGAGGCCACGACCTCGAAAATCGGCGAGGATCAGCTTTTCTACTGCAATCAGCGCGGCATCAGCACGGAGGATGCGGTGTCCATGATTGTAAACGGCTTCTGCAAGGAGGTGTTCCGCGAACTGCCCATGGAATTCGCCGTCGAAGCCCAGAAATTGCTCGAGGTAAGTCTGGAAGGCAGCGTGGGCTGA
- the lpxB gene encoding lipid-A-disaccharide synthase translates to MTPPTKVFISAAEPSADQHAASLIRAVHRADPAVQFAGVAGPKMRDAGCETIFDITGHSAMLLGAVRLVGRAVTYYRRCRERFQSDPPDAVVVVDSPALHLRLARMARRLDLPVLYYIAPQLWAWGSRRISKLRRDVDELAVILPFEEAYFRERGVRATYVGHPLAEQHRERSVDSSIVARLRKDARTFVALLPGSRRHVVKEVLSGQIEVAKAISRQLPGASFGVSVASDGLAEMISRAAEGTGIRVVMERKHYAELLEAADLVLVASGTASLEVAMRGKPMIVMYNASRMMYHLVGRWMVRTPHLSLPNILAGRRIVPEFMPYYRSTDPISAAALELLTNDEVRSRTVEDLRVITEPLRGTDASSRTTGILMQMIERRRSQQACMNSGRGKERAP, encoded by the coding sequence ATGACCCCGCCGACCAAGGTTTTCATTAGTGCGGCCGAGCCCAGTGCCGACCAGCACGCAGCGAGCCTGATCCGGGCGGTGCATCGCGCCGACCCAGCGGTTCAGTTTGCCGGAGTCGCGGGTCCGAAAATGCGCGATGCCGGATGTGAGACGATATTCGACATCACGGGGCACTCGGCCATGCTGCTGGGGGCCGTACGGCTGGTCGGGCGGGCGGTCACATACTATCGACGCTGCCGAGAACGATTCCAATCCGACCCGCCCGACGCCGTGGTTGTGGTGGATTCGCCAGCCTTGCACCTGCGCCTCGCACGAATGGCCCGGCGTCTTGATCTGCCGGTACTTTACTACATCGCTCCGCAGTTGTGGGCCTGGGGATCTCGGCGAATCAGCAAGCTGCGCCGGGATGTGGACGAACTGGCCGTCATCCTCCCCTTCGAGGAGGCGTATTTCCGGGAGCGTGGCGTCCGCGCCACGTATGTCGGTCACCCTCTCGCCGAACAGCACCGGGAACGGTCAGTCGACTCCAGCATCGTCGCTCGACTTCGGAAAGACGCTCGGACCTTCGTTGCCTTGCTACCCGGATCAAGGCGCCACGTCGTGAAGGAAGTTCTGTCGGGGCAGATTGAAGTGGCGAAGGCCATTTCTCGACAACTACCTGGCGCCTCGTTTGGCGTTTCGGTCGCCTCCGACGGCCTTGCCGAGATGATCTCGCGCGCCGCTGAAGGGACGGGAATTCGAGTCGTCATGGAGCGAAAGCACTACGCTGAACTCCTCGAAGCAGCCGATCTCGTGCTGGTCGCTTCCGGGACGGCGTCCCTGGAAGTGGCTATGCGCGGCAAGCCGATGATCGTCATGTACAACGCCTCGCGGATGATGTACCACCTGGTTGGCCGTTGGATGGTTCGCACGCCGCACCTTTCCCTGCCGAATATTCTCGCGGGGAGGCGAATCGTTCCCGAGTTCATGCCCTACTACCGGTCGACGGACCCGATCTCTGCCGCGGCATTGGAATTGCTCACGAACGACGAAGTTCGCAGCAGAACGGTTGAGGACCTCAGGGTCATCACCGAGCCCCTTCGCGGCACGGATGCTTCATCGCGGACGACGGGAATCCTGATGCAGATGATTGAGCGGAGGCGCAGTCAACAGGCCTGTATGAATTCAGGCCGAGGAAAAGAGCGGGCGCCGTAA
- the rpsB gene encoding 30S ribosomal protein S2, with the protein MAAELVRQLIDSGIHFGHRTSRWNPKMAPFIFGKRNLIHIIDIRETVKGLVRAKKFIAQVVAKGDDILLVGTKRQARGLVQQCARSCGMPFVSERWLGGTLTNFRTIRARLARLEELEREEADGTLQEYSKKMIAMRTRELRKIKRNLDGIRNMDRLPGAVVVIDVHRERNALREARRLNIPTVCLIDTDSDPDFADLPIPGNDDAIRSIDMILTHLAEAVELGKKSRVAPEPAETKGPSPRRPRREPSRGASAGGERGGRKGAESTESSNMAADAVEQGQTS; encoded by the coding sequence TTGGCAGCGGAGTTAGTGCGTCAACTGATCGATTCCGGAATCCACTTCGGCCATCGTACGAGCCGGTGGAACCCGAAGATGGCCCCATTCATCTTCGGCAAGCGCAACCTGATTCACATCATCGACATACGTGAAACCGTCAAGGGTCTCGTCCGGGCCAAGAAGTTCATCGCCCAGGTCGTCGCCAAAGGCGATGACATACTCCTCGTTGGGACAAAGCGGCAGGCGCGAGGCCTCGTTCAACAATGCGCTCGCTCCTGCGGGATGCCATTCGTCAGCGAGCGCTGGCTGGGCGGAACCCTGACCAATTTCCGGACCATCCGGGCTCGCCTCGCCCGCCTCGAAGAGCTGGAACGTGAGGAGGCGGACGGTACGCTCCAGGAATACAGCAAGAAGATGATTGCCATGCGGACGCGAGAGTTGCGCAAGATCAAGCGCAATCTGGACGGCATCCGCAATATGGATCGGCTTCCTGGCGCCGTTGTTGTTATTGACGTTCACCGTGAGCGTAACGCATTGCGTGAGGCGCGGCGCCTGAACATCCCGACGGTCTGTTTGATCGACACGGATTCCGACCCGGACTTCGCTGATCTACCGATTCCTGGCAATGATGACGCCATCCGCTCGATCGACATGATCCTGACACACCTTGCGGAAGCCGTGGAGCTGGGCAAGAAGAGTCGTGTCGCTCCCGAGCCCGCCGAGACGAAGGGTCCTTCACCACGGCGTCCGCGTCGCGAGCCTTCCCGAGGTGCTTCTGCGGGCGGCGAGCGCGGCGGGAGAAAGGGAGCGGAATCCACCGAGTCGTCGAACATGGCCGCAGATGCCGTCGAGCAAGGCCAGACATCGTAG
- the frr gene encoding ribosome recycling factor — protein MNPAAIEKDCSGKMSKAVEYLKQELRGLRTGTAHPGLVEHIRIDVSSYGTQNELRELATIAVPDPATLLVKPFDPGTLKDIERGLQTSNLGVTPMNDGKAIRLPIPPLSGERRQQIVQQVKKLGEAQKIAVRNARRDANKAAETLEKDSKLSEDEAKDLKDRIQKLTKKFEDEIDAVMSAKSKELQQV, from the coding sequence ATGAACCCCGCCGCCATCGAGAAAGACTGTTCGGGCAAGATGAGCAAAGCCGTCGAGTACCTCAAGCAGGAACTTCGGGGTCTGCGCACCGGAACGGCCCACCCCGGGCTCGTCGAGCACATCCGCATCGACGTTTCCAGCTACGGAACGCAGAACGAATTGCGCGAACTGGCCACGATCGCCGTGCCCGATCCGGCGACGTTGCTGGTCAAGCCGTTTGATCCCGGGACATTGAAGGACATCGAGCGCGGCCTGCAAACTTCGAACCTGGGTGTGACGCCGATGAACGACGGCAAGGCAATACGCCTGCCCATCCCGCCGCTCTCCGGCGAGCGTCGGCAGCAGATCGTCCAACAGGTCAAGAAGTTGGGCGAGGCACAGAAGATCGCCGTCCGCAATGCCCGGCGCGACGCCAATAAGGCCGCGGAAACGCTGGAGAAGGATAGCAAACTGAGCGAAGACGAGGCCAAGGACCTCAAGGACCGCATTCAGAAACTCACCAAGAAGTTTGAGGACGAAATCGACGCCGTCATGTCCGCCAAGTCGAAGGAACTCCAGCAGGTCTAG
- the sufD gene encoding Fe-S cluster assembly protein SufD: MVETVEHVDAYVARFERFESEGAKGRYPWLLPIRKAAMARFAELGFPTTRHEEWRFTNIAPVAGGTFNQAGQQALAVNPKILESVRISEDESGLVFVNGRLAKGVSDELTLPSGVRVLSLAAAMDRESNLLEGHLARHANYQENALAALNTALMEDGAVVIVPKGKAATTPVHLVFVSDAAQGPIALHGRVLVIADESSQVDVVETHVGQDGHSYFNNPVTEVFAGENAVARHYKIIRESDEAYHLATTTLHQKRNSVVNSYTLTLGGRIVRNDIESQLDGEGADSHIDGLYLTDGEQLVDNHLRVDHLKPHASSREFFKGVLSGRSRGVFSGRIFVAQVAQKTDAKQSNMSLLLSDEAQVDSKPQLEIFADDVKCTHGATIGQVDRDAVFYLRSRGISERDAVSILVHAFARESLEHIPLGVLRQKLEGLLTERLPHTALVKEDV; the protein is encoded by the coding sequence ATGGTCGAGACGGTGGAGCATGTTGACGCATATGTCGCCCGGTTCGAACGATTCGAATCCGAAGGCGCCAAAGGTCGCTACCCTTGGCTATTGCCCATTCGCAAGGCAGCGATGGCGCGGTTCGCGGAGCTGGGTTTCCCGACGACACGGCATGAAGAATGGCGGTTCACGAATATCGCTCCGGTGGCGGGGGGGACCTTCAACCAGGCGGGGCAGCAAGCGCTCGCGGTGAATCCGAAAATTCTCGAAAGCGTTCGTATCTCCGAAGACGAATCCGGGCTGGTGTTCGTAAACGGCCGGCTTGCCAAGGGGGTCTCGGACGAATTGACGCTGCCGTCGGGCGTTCGCGTGTTGAGTCTTGCTGCGGCGATGGACCGTGAGTCGAACCTGTTGGAAGGCCATCTTGCGCGGCATGCGAACTATCAGGAGAACGCCCTTGCAGCACTGAACACAGCCTTGATGGAAGACGGCGCCGTTGTGATCGTGCCCAAAGGAAAGGCGGCAACAACACCCGTGCACCTGGTTTTTGTTTCGGATGCCGCCCAAGGGCCGATTGCCTTGCACGGTCGCGTCCTGGTAATAGCCGACGAAAGCAGCCAGGTGGACGTGGTGGAAACCCACGTCGGGCAGGACGGACATTCGTACTTCAACAATCCGGTGACGGAAGTGTTTGCGGGTGAAAACGCCGTCGCCCGGCACTACAAGATCATTCGCGAGTCGGACGAAGCCTATCATCTGGCCACGACAACCTTGCACCAGAAGCGGAACAGCGTCGTCAATTCGTACACGCTGACGCTCGGCGGACGCATCGTACGCAACGACATTGAGTCGCAACTGGACGGCGAAGGGGCGGACAGCCACATCGACGGACTTTATCTGACCGACGGCGAACAGCTTGTGGATAACCACCTGCGCGTGGACCATCTCAAGCCGCATGCCTCCAGCCGGGAATTCTTCAAAGGCGTACTCAGCGGGCGGTCCCGCGGCGTATTCAGCGGGCGGATTTTCGTCGCCCAGGTCGCCCAGAAAACCGACGCCAAACAGAGCAACATGAGCCTGTTGCTTTCCGATGAGGCCCAAGTGGACAGCAAGCCTCAACTGGAAATCTTCGCCGATGACGTGAAATGCACCCACGGGGCGACCATCGGGCAGGTGGATCGCGACGCTGTGTTCTACCTCCGATCGCGGGGCATCTCGGAGCGCGACGCCGTGAGTATCCTGGTCCATGCATTCGCTCGCGAGAGCCTCGAACACATTCCGCTCGGGGTCCTGCGGCAGAAGCTCGAAGGTCTGCTGACCGAGCGTTTGCCCCATACCGCCCTCGTGAAGGAGGACGTATGA